Proteins co-encoded in one Yamadazyma tenuis chromosome 1, complete sequence genomic window:
- a CDS encoding Xaa-Pro aminopeptidase (COG:E; MEROPS:MER0003105; EggNog:ENOG503NU3T) — protein MARQINLKRTGTSSKSGSRKGSVFSIDASTLCQPETKEINTSKRLENLRLLMQEYDLGVYIVPSEDEHQSEYVSAIDQKRGFISGFQGSAGVAIITRDVTCMNSCPEGLAALSTDARYFSQAANELDFNWSLLRQGAVNEPSWEEWAIDNAVQMSLDSGSKIRIGVDPKLVTYGEYLKITEKIKARLHKNSKAEVELTAVKDNLISKIWEKFEVLPPAPTNLIKRLDLKYCGEEFTDKLNKIIRTIKANNGHALVVTALDEIAWLLNLRGADIMYNPLFYSYLIINANRDVILFVDSSRFDEDVSEYLTLNHVTVLDYNSFWTHIFDYSKDFNLENKKLLITRNTSWELVRNLKCTFTELPRSPIEDLKAIKNDVEIEGARLAGIKDGKALCQFFAWLEDQLLRKNEMIDEVQADKQLTEFRKKEENFVGLSFDTISASGANAAIIHYKPAPTNYSLINPDTIYLNDSGSHFLEGTTDITRTVHLGKPTYLEKRNYTLVLKGLIGLSDLQFPQNSKGAYLDSIARQHLWKYNLDYGHGTSHGIGSYLNVHEGPVSIGLRPAAFTTSIQPGNIISNEPGYYEEGEYGIRLENDMVVKETDKVFNGKKFYKFETLTKVPFCKKLIEVSMLTHDEKVWLNDYHRTIWTELSGFFVKDSVTHCWLFRETSAI, from the coding sequence ATGGCCCGacaaatcaacttgaaaagaacCGGTACAAGCAGCAAACTGGGCAGCAGAAAAGGGTCAGTTTTCTCTATTGATGCTTCAACCTTATGCCAACCGGAAACCAAGGAAATAAACACTTCCAAACGGTTGGAGAATTTGAGACTTTTAATGCAAGAGTACGACTTGGGAGTTTACATTGTTCccagtgaagatgaacatCAGTCCGAGTATGTGTCAGCTATTGACCAAAAGAGAGGGTTCATTTCGGGATTCCAAGGAAGTGCTGGAGTGGCCATCATCACTAGGGATGTCACGTGTATGAACTCATGCCCTGAAGGCTTGGCCGCTTTGTCGACGGATGCCAGGTATTTTAGTCAGGCTGCCAACGAGTTGGATTTCAACTGGTCTTTGTTAAGACAAGGTGCTGTTAATGAACCAAGCTGGGAAGAATGGGCCATTGACAACGCCGTGCAGATGTCGTTGGATTCCGGCTCCAAGATTAGAATCGGGGTTGACCCTAAATTGGTGACATACGGtgaatacttgaagattaCTGAGAAGATAAAAGCCAGACTACACAAGAACTCCAAAGCTGAGGTTGAATTGACTGCAGTAAAGGATAATTTGATTTCGAAGATTTGGGAGAAGTTTGAAGTTTTACCTCCGGCGCCTACTAATTTGATTAAGAGATTAGACTTGAAGTATTGTGGCGAGGAATTCACCGATAAGTTGAATAAGATCATAAGAACTATCAAGGCTAACAACGGGCATGCATTGGTGGTAACAGCCTTGGATGAAATTGCTTGGTTATTGAATTTGAGAGGAGCTGACATCATGTATAACCCATTGTTTTACAGTTACTTGATCATAAATGCCAACAGAGATGTGATattgtttgtggattcttcaaggtttgatgaagatgtttcGGAGTATTTGACGTTAAATCATGTTACTGTCTTGGACTATAATTCATTCTGGACACATATATTCGATTATTCGAAGGATTTCAATTTAgaaaacaagaagttgttgattaCTAGGAACACATCTTGGGAATTGGTGAGAAATTTAAAATGCACCTTCACTGAATTGCCTCGTTCTCCTATCGAGGACTTAAAGGCCATTAAAAATGATGTGGAAATCGAAGGAGCTCGGTTGGCAGGCATCAAGGATGGTAAAGCATTATGTCAATTTTTTGCATGGTTGGAAGACCAATTACTCCGGAAAAATGAGATGATCgatgaagttcaagctGATAAACAATTGACTGAGTTcagaaagaaagaagagaactTTGTGGGATTATCATTTGACACAATCAGTGCCTCTGGGGCGAATGCTGCCATTATCCACTACAAGCCAGCCCCTACTAATTATTCGTTAATCAATCCAGATACCATATATTTGAACGATTCGGGCTCCCATTTCTTGGAAGGTACCACGGATATTACCAGAACCGTCCATTTAGGTAAACCGACTtacttggaaaagagaAATTATACGTTGGTCTTGAAAGGATTAATTGGGTTGTCTGATTTACAATTTCCCCAAAACTCCAAAGGAGCTTACTTAGATTCTATTGCAAGACAGCATTTGTGGAAGTACAACTTGGACTACGGTCACGGGACATCTCATGGAATTGGTTCTTATTTAAACGTTCACGAAGGTCCTGTCAGTATAGGGTTGAGACCTGCTGCATTCACCACCTCAATTCAGCCAGGAAACATAATATCCAACGAACCAGGTTACTATGAAGAAGGAGAGTATGGAATCAGATTGGAGAATGACATGGTGGTTAAAGAAACCGATAAGGTCTTCAATGGAAAGAAGTTTTACAAGTTTGAAACTTTGACCAAGGTTCCATTCTGcaagaaattgattgaaGTTTCAATGTTGACCCATGACGAAAAAGTATGGCTTAACGATTATCACCGGACTATTTGGACAGAACTCTCTGGATTCTTTGTGAAAGATTCAGTAACTCATTGCTGGTTATTTAGGGAAACTAGTGCTATTTAA
- the PDR6 gene encoding member of the karyopherin-beta (COG:U,Y; EggNog:ENOG503NYJC), translating to MDVNLIQVQQHIERLYSTRDPGEIQSLQSVLLNLQRQDDGHLAKSLLGTNSKNCQYFGALTYTVVINNIREFDESHLQSLKNDLISSIGNNTYNWLVIKKLISNYCLLFIFNYKQFQADPINSLLVQLTGKSELDFSILDERSFSIVLNCCSILVEELIKKEQINELHEIMFSQLFPYVYSTYEHLNSCLISSIPYSVHILGLDCLNSWIGYISMSETQSKIRYTDTPELTRYVFSFLEGLQFDSSESLELINKSVSAITEILEVNPNMLDFNKKLYLKSLLFEETKFGGRFINEIVLNVNVNEEFTDEISNFVNLCIIFLQNGLLNMAKHLTEPTNRFILNLLLKLTNYPGIPKVEENVSDQFLSFWEEFFNVFIDDEEAFDSLYKDENTKLEFYSTRNAICNEVCKIYWEKIKLPAPEQLQLNRSDFFYFKSTVGDFFSIVYSLLKLSFYKDLVELAGSKFSSSELDLNGLESALFILHKVNDDSTFYESQSNLLINPINSLMEAGLLKILPSLTPAIPNYFNFVSTFINFISSIQFYLKTDHGPKYLGDILEFLFSIIINSKDPKLSLTSSKTILNICQECGPHLVVFLPTLKNLLNEMIQNDQIDNLIRARMANSYISISHSANLKSPREFSSVLIELLSVIETRAGNLMANVSILEEHAEDYLISLLSCVTEIGKSSVLPGEVEDLYTQEEANAVSDFWKNDTTVKPLILSIIRKYSIDFQPFSNKSTITEICCQIFKTGLNEPIHNPFKFDLPVIFEYLALKIRHCDANSLYHIFKLIETITLTNYKLLDELTVNDLLTNVFIPHFKDHDSNSDPDMLSSSTDVFTSMLDKKPSLLLYSNVNLFVEVLHYSVNLFKSNEVSIIKSLSKFWTAVILLKRGSQQDQELVQNIFQQSLGRLLLQELLSSFLNNSRSSLECYYLVFRSLISKYQLFVKNWLMEILPNMNWKHVNDHDKKLFIDKLLLTRGQRSANEVLKKFWLQVNGLVEFNSKNY from the exons ATGGACGTTAACCTCATACAAGTGCAACAG CACATAGAGAGGTTGTACTCTACCAGGGACCCCGGCGAAATCCAATCACTTCAAAGCGTCCTTCTAAACTTACAAAGGCAAGATGATGGCCATTTAGCGAAGTCGCTACTAGGAACAAACAGCAAGAACTGTCAGTATTTTGGAGCTTTAACGTACACTGTCGTCATAAATAATATCAGAGAGTTTGATGAATCCCATCTACAGCTGTTAAAAAACGACCTCATATCGTCTATTGGCAACAATACGTATAATTGGCTTGTGATCAAGAAGCTAATATCCAACTACTGTCTATTATTCATATTCAACTATAAGCAGTTCCAAGCAGATCCCATCAATAGTTTGTTGGTCCAGTTGACCGGTAAGTCCGAATTGGACTTTTCCATTTTGGATGAAAGgtcattttcaattgtGTTAAACTGCTGCTCTATTCTAGTGGaggaattgatcaaaaaaGAACAGATCAATGAGCTTCATGAGATTATGTTTAGCCAGTTGTTTCCTTATGTCTACTCGACGTATGAGCACTTGAACTCGTGTTTGATAAGTTCCATCCCATATTCTGTCCATATACTAGGGTTAGACTGTCTAAATTCTTGGATCGGCTACATTTCAATGTCAGAGACTCAATCGAAGATACGATATACCGACACGCCAGAACTCACTAGGTACGTGTTTAGCTTCTTGGAAGGCTTGCAATTTGACAGCAGCGAATCTCTTGAACTAATCAACAAGTCGGTTTCTGCCATCACAGAAATATTGGAAGTGAACCCAAACATgttggacttcaacaagaaactatatttgaagtctttattatttgaagaaactaAGTTTGGTGGTCGTTTTATCAATGAAATAGTGTTGAATGTCAATGTTAATGAGGAGTTCACTGATGAAATTAGCAACTTTGTGAACTTGTGCATCATATTTCTCCAGAATGGTTTGTTAAACATGGCGAAACACTTGACTGAACCCACTAATAGGTTTATAttaaacttgttgttgaagctaACCAACTATCCAGGAATACCTaaggtggaagaaaatGTAAGTGACCAATTTCTATCCTTTTGGGAGGAGTTTTTCAATGTATTCATcgatgacgaagaagccTTTGACTCCCTATATAAAGATGAAAATACAAAGTTGGAGTTTTACTCGACGAGGAATGCCATTTGTAACGAAGTTTGCAAGATATATTGGGAAAAAATCAAGCTTCCTGCTCCTGAACAGCTCCAACTAAATAGGTCCGATTTTTTCTACTTCAAGTCTACTGTGGGTGATTTCTTTTCCATTGTGTACTCACTCTTGAAGCTACTGTTTTATAAGGATTTAGTTGAACTAGCGGGGTCTAAATTCAGTTCCAGTGAATTGGACTTAAATGGGTTGGAATCTGCTCTCTTCATCCTACACAAAGTTAATGATGATTCCACCTTTTACGAAAGTCAGAGTAATTTGCTCATAAATCCTATAAACTCATTAATGGAAGCGGGACTACTTAAAATCCTCCCCAGCTTGACTCCTGCTATCCCCAATTATTTCAATTTTGTTTCGACGTTCATAAACTTTATCTCATCGATTCAATTTTATTTGAAGACCGACCATGGTCCTAAATACTTGGGTGATATATTAGAGTTTCTCTTCTCtattatcatcaactccaaagaCCCCAAATTGTCTTTGACCTCATCCAAGACAATTCTTAACATTTGCCAGGAATGTGGTCCCCATTTGGTAGTATTTTTGCCaaccttgaagaatttgctAAATGAGATGATTCAAAATGATCAGATTGATAACTTGATCAGAGCTCGGATGGCCAATTCATATATCTCAATTTCCCATTCTGCTAATTTGAAGCTGCCTCGTGAATTCAGTCTGGTTTTAATTGAGCTTTTGAGCGTCATTGAAACAAGAGCTGGAAATCTAATGGCTAATGTCTCTATTTTAGAAGAACACGCTGAAGACTACTTGATATCATTATTATCTTGTGTCACTGAGATTGGGAAGTCAAGTGTTTTACCAGGAGAAGTAGAAGATTTGTAcacccaagaagaagctaaTGCGGTGTCTGACTTTTGGAAAAATGACACCACTGTCAAGCCGTTGATATTGAGCATCATAAGAAAGTACTCCATTGATTTTCAGCCTTTTCTGAACAAATCAACTATAACAGAAATATGCTGTCAAATCTTTAAAACAGGATTGAATGAGCCAATACATAATCCCTTCAAATTTGACTTGCCAGTAATCTTTGAATATTTGGCATTGAAAATCAGGCATTGTGATGCAAACTCATTGTAccatatcttcaaactAATAGAAACCATCACTTTGACCAACTACAAATTATTGGATGAACTTACAGTTAATGACCTATTGACTAATGTGTTTATACCCCATTTCAAAGACCATGATAGCAACAGTGATCCGGATATGTTGTCAAGCTCAACTGATGTTTTTACTAGCATGTTAGACAAGAAGCCATCTTTGCTCCTTTATTCCAATGTTaatctttttgttgaagttctccATTATAGCGTGAACCTTTTCAAGTCAAATGAAGTAAGCATAATAAAGTCATTACTGAAATTTTGGACTGCAGTAATACTCTTGAAAAGAGGCAgccaacaagatcaagagTTGGTTCAGAATATATTTCAGCAGAGCTTAGGTAGATTGTTGCTTCAAGAGTTACTCAGCTCTTTTTTGAATAACTCCCGGTCTTCTTTAGAATGCTACTATTTGGTCTTTCGATCTCTCATCTCCAAATACCAACTATTCGTTAAGAATTGGTTAATGGAAATATTACCAAATATGAATTGGAAACACGTTAATGACCAtgacaagaagttgtttaTTGACAAGCTCCTTTTGACTAGAGGACAAAGGCTGGCGAACGAGGTTTTAAAAAAATTCTGGTTACAAGTTAATGGACTTGTAGAGTTTAATTCTAAAAACTACTAG
- a CDS encoding superoxide dismutase (EggNog:ENOG503P3D6; COG:O): MSNIKSKNSVDTTSALQGSKWNPYKLNKDEQKETTPLRRSRASRFKTKAIKGSIPKDSMATSTAAPSPQVIPEPILNVPEPTRSPEPIKQEPVEATSATPIISEEKPKKKRRVLKPRKAIITLSENAVTHLKGLMEKPQGKYIRVGVQNRGCSGLTYNLEYVNEAGKFDELVEQNGVKVFIDSKALFSIVGSEMDWLEDKLSSRFIFKNPNSKAAALVTAGEAPKIKKNPADVVAVADFPSGGPQKILGNVVFTAKKGKAVNVYIDVTKLPKEGGPFQYHIHQQPIGANGDCEASGTHLNPYKASPDCDSQKTDAFCQVGDLSGKHGWIDTTCFETKYDDPYLSLNTKSKSNIIGKAIVFHFANLTKFACANIEVAGDVRLKSLEEEYSRNGNDDLNELKSFVANDYQFVPGQEVFEVAEAHSKRDLGVSQYAEIDEDDNDDDTEQTGDVPDCTNSTHHHSGSNYSNFTNLSTIDCENNADSLGWAAIPAILSGVAAVFLL; the protein is encoded by the exons ATGTCCAATATCAAGTCTAAAAATTCGGTCGATACCACCAGTGCATTACAAGGATCCAAATGGAACCCATACAAGCTAAATAAAGATGAGCAGAAGGAAACGACGCCATTGAGAAGGTCTCGGGCTTCACGGTTTAAGACCAAGGCCATCAAGGGGTCGATTCCTAAGGATCTGATGGCTACATCCACTGCTGCCCCTTCACCGCAAGTCATTCCCGAACCAATTCTTAACGTCCCAGAGCCCACGAGAAGCCCAGAGCCAATCAAACAAGAGCCTGTAGAGGCTACCAGTGCTACTCCCATAATCAGCGAAGaaaagccaaagaaaaaaagaagagTGTTGAAGCCTAGAAAAGCTATCATAACGCTAAGTGAGAACGCAGTCACCCATTTAAAGGGGTTGATGGAAAAACCTCAAGGAAAATACATTAGAGTTGGAGTCCAGAACAGAGGGTGTTCCGGGTTGACATATAACTTGGAATACGTGAACGAAGCTGGAAAATTCGATGAATTGGTGGAGCAAAATGGAGTCAAAGTCTTTATCGATTCCAAAGCCCTTTTCTCAATTGTCGGGTCCGAAATGGATTGGTTGGAAGATAAGTTATCGTCCAGattcattttcaagaacccCAACTCCAAAG CAGCTGCACTTGTGACTGCAGGCGAAGCtcccaagatcaagaagaacccagCAGATGTTGTCGCTGTTGCTGACTTCCCCTCTGGTGGTCCACAAAAAATCCTAGGTAATGTTGTGTTCACAGCAAAGAAAGGTAAGGCTGTAAATGTTTACATTGACGTTACTAAACTACCAAAGGAAGGAGGACCCTTCCAGTACCATATCCATCAACAACCTATTGGTGCCAATGGGGATTGTGAAGCTTCCGGTACACATTTAAACCCATACAAGGCATCACCCGATTGTGATTCGCAGAAGACAGACGCATTCTGCCAGGTTGGGGACTTGAGTGGTAAGCATGGTTGGATCGATACAACTTGTTTTGAAACCAAGTATGATGACCCCTATTTGTCGCTTAACACCAAGTCGAAATCCAACATCATTGGAAAAGCCATTGTGTTCCACTTTGCAAACTTGACAAAGTTTGCCTGTGCTAACATAGAAGTGGCTGGAGATGTGAGATTAAAGAGCTTGGAGGAAGAATACTCCAGAAACGGCAACGATGACTTAAATGAGTTGAAGCTGTTTGTGGCCAATGACTACCAGTTTGTTCCAGGACAGgaagtctttgaagttgcagAAGCTCATTCCAAAAGAGACTTGGGAGTTTCCCAATATGCCGAgattgatgaagacgataaTGACGACGATACCGAACAAACTGGTGATGTGCCTGATTGCACAAACTCAACCCATCACCATAGCGGAAGTAACTACTCAAACTTCACCAATCTTTCTACGATCGACTGTGAAAATAATGCCGATAGCTTAGGCTGGGCAGCTATCCCTGCTATTTTGCTGGGAGTTGCCGCTGTTTTTTTGCTTTAG
- a CDS encoding uncharacterized protein (EggNog:ENOG503P8PF) yields the protein MGWFSFNSKASSSTSSNNRVPGQVEQRSHQPLGLAPEQSDISHTLNQISDDQQALTVKEENAKSIQDFQKAVTEFVNKRPDNMFVIDGEREMKQSIICTNNENGGKTCLKLQYNSVQLFKQMQTLEYFCSLPDDIDATYFECRKIK from the coding sequence ATGGGCTGGTTTTcattcaactccaaagcATCGTCCAGTACTTCGTCTAACAACCGAGTACCAGGACAGGTTGAACAACGGTCGCATCAACCGCTAGGTCTTGCACCTGAGCAGTCCGACATCTCACATACGTTGAACCAAATCTCAGATGACCAACAGGCATTAACGGTTAAAGAAGAGAACGCTAAATCaattcaagatttccaaaaGGCTGTAACCGAGTTTGTAAATAAGAGACCTGACAACATGTTTGTGATTGATGGAGAAAGGGAGATGAAGCAGAGTATCATCTGTACAAACAATGAAAATGGCGGAAAGACCTGCTTGAAATTGCAATACAACTCGGTGCAATTATTCAAACAAATGCAAACCTTGGAGTACTTCTGCTCCTTGCCGGACGATATTGATGCCACCTACTTTGAGTGTCGGAAGATCAAGTAA
- the APM4 gene encoding clathrin associated protein complex medium subunit (COG:U; EggNog:ENOG503NW0Z), with translation MITGLFIFDGKGDVLMSKLYKDGVKGNVSDVFRIQVISSNNKTSSSKEVRSPILTLGSTSFIYIKSGKIWLVAVTRSNQDCAAILEFLYKFETLLKSTFNADSVITDELIINNFFGIYQLLDEIVQFGYPINLEPTYLKAVLPGISMGDGFKLNNTLSRRKSNGGSFMLQSNRSGDLNAALSSITWRQQGLKYRRNEIFVNVDEKINVLTNEQSEILRAYVDGKIVLKTHLSGIPECRFGLNDDGLVINTSTTKLGAEHTGSSNQNNVVLEDCKFHQCVELSTFDTNRVIQFIPPDGEFQLMTYNCVSNINLPFKVIPQVQQVGSTRLQYKLSIKSLFPAKLNATEVKISIPTPQGVIKHYTSESSGKAKFSGGEDLIIWKFNKFFGDQEHVLTAEVELSEDSVHSMINWSRPPIKLDFVIDMFSCSGLSVNYVRIQEKSNYRTVKWVKYRSQSGSYDIRY, from the coding sequence ATGATAACTGGACTATTTATTTTCGACGGCAAGGGAGATGTACTCATGTCAAAGCTTTATAAAGATGGTGTTAAAGGAAACGTGTCTGATGTGTTTCGAATCCAAGtaatttcttccaacaataaAACTAGCAGTAGTAAAGAGGTACGATCTCCAATTCTAACCCTAGGTTCCACATCATTTATTTACATCAAATCTGGGAAGATCTGGCTAGTGGCCGTGACCCGGTCCAATCAAGACTGTGCTGCTATTCTTGAGTTTCTCTACAAGTTTGAAACGTTGCTCAAGTCCACATTCAATGCAGATTCAGTGATCACTGATGAACttatcatcaataacttcTTTGGAATCTATCAATTGCTCGACGAGATTGTGCAATTTGGATACCCTATTAACCTTGAACCCACCTACTTAAAGGCGGTATTACCGGGAATAAGTATGGGGGATgggttcaagttgaataatACATTGTCGAGGAGAAAGTCCAATGGCGGATCATTCATGCTACAATCAAATAGAAGTGGTGATCTTAATGCGGCATTGCTGAGTATAACCTGGAGACAGCAAGGACTCAAATACCGAAGAAACGAGATTTTTGTAAACGTGGATGAGAAGATTAATGTCTTGACAAATGAGCAGTCTGAAATATTACGAGCTTACGTGGACGGGAAAATAGTTTTGAAAACTCATTTAAGTGGGATACCCGAGTGCCGGTTTGGGTTGAATGATGATGGGTTGGTGATCAataccagcaccaccaaGCTAGGTGCAGAACATACTGGTAGTAGTAACCAGAATAATGTGGTTCTCGAAGACTGCAAGTTCCATCAATGTGTAGAGTTGAGTACATTTGACACCAACAGAGTGATTCAGTTCATTCCACCGGATGGAGAATTCCAGCTCATGACATACAACTGCGTACTGAACATCAATTTGCCATTCAAGGTGATTCCCCAGGTTCAACAAGTGGGTTCTACCAGACTTCAGTATAAGCTTCTGATCAAATCTCTTTTTCCGGCCAAATTGAATGCCACCGAAGTCAAGATTCTGATTCCAACCCCTCAGGGTGTTATAAAACATTATACTAGCGAATCATCAGGAAAGGCCAAGTTTTCGGGTGGGGAAGACCTCATTATATGGAAATTCAATAAGTTCTTCGGAGACCAAGAGCATGTGTTGACAGCAGAAGTGGAGCTTTCAGAAGACTCGGTGCACCTGATGATCAACTGGTCTCGTCCTCCTatcaaacttgattttgtaaTCGATATGTTTTCCTGTTCGGGGTTGTCAGTCAACTATGTTAGAATCCAAGAGAAGAGTAATTACCGAACGGTGAAATGGGTGAAATATCGGTCGCAGTCCGGGTCCTATGACATACGCTACTAA
- a CDS encoding uncharacterized protein (EggNog:ENOG503NU30; COG:S), with protein MSQEINLPIPTYPPFTLRSSLIDKDPVIWVHLLEGYVKLFQFLADGNFQYLTIKSKQQLYQFLKSYLFETFDEENKIFSLGAINVDIQKNEAELKKMVFNAIRLYSLLKFNLIGESIWYFIGIYVNKNHTVVRGLVDGSFKSKLNDNKKSGNISSIGSVHSHLEKLILNGKFTEKDLTTLSVLLGQSISTKTIVNLNSGKSDRVVNKKKSIEFAEKFVNSEWVDILEKAYANGRGLHAGVAKNAMIVSLISLPATQISKLVKSKDITKPSMMILSPLLCSIVISPEFGDLIVGTEEKLGFLIPDVLDMQPEDSFAGEEPFPEGLDNLISIFPDLTPDKAKAVLQQNENDVEHVINMLLENPGLIDDIKVSKPQPKPVSTPKVKITSEQVSRFKSDNQEFGAFKRKNRHENINVSELDDRLKQATMALAMSSLEDEEEADPEIYTQFEKYFDTKKPGSKNTDPSTEPLKSNNNDYLYAVYQSEGIRPFEADCRGKSIRKYMKEHTGWSDNLIEDWGKMLTLSNEKHGIPADIKTNNDKSKSKPQDKNAKKANYHYNDKNKAQKANHNRKSQHNKKSKLETAGL; from the coding sequence ATGAGTCAAGAGATCAATTTACCTATACCGACATATCCGCCGTTCACGTTAAGGTCTTCGTTGATCGACAAAGATCCAGTTATTTGGGTGcatcttcttgaaggcTACGTGAAGCTTTTCCAGTTTCTCGCCGATGGAAACTTCCAGTATCTCACAATCAAATCCAAGCAACAGTTGTACCAGTTTTTAAAGAGTTATTTATTTGAAACGTTTGACGAGGAGAATAAGATATTTTCGCTTGGGGCCATCAATGTTGACATCCAGAAGAATGAAGcagagttgaagaaaatggttTTCAATGCCATCAGGCTCTACAGTCTACTTAAATTCAATTTAATCGGAGAATCTATTTGGTATTTCATTGGGATCTACGTCAATAAGAACCATACAGTTGTGAGAGGGCTTGTCGATGGGTcattcaagtccaagttgaatgacAACAAAAAGTCGGGGAATATCAGTTCCATTGGCTCCGTTCACAGtcatcttgaaaagcttATACTTAATGGAAAGTTCACCGAAAAGGACCTCACCACCTTATCGGTGCTCTTGGGCCAGTCAATATCAACCAAGACAATTGTGAATTTGAACAGCGGCAAGTCTGACCGCGTGGttaacaagaagaagtctATAGAGTTTGCTGAAAAGTTTGTGAACAGCGAATGGGTTGATATTTTGGAGAAGGCTTATGCAAACGGCAGGGGTCTCCATGCTGGTGTTGCCAAGAACGCAATGATAGTATCTTTAATCAGTTTACCGGCCACCCAGATAtccaaattggtcaaaagtaaagatatcaccaaacccTCGATGATGATACTCAGTCCATTGTTATGTTCAATAGTGATATCGCCTGAATTTGGTGACTTGATTGTTGGAACTGAGGAAAAGCTAGGATTCTTGATTCCTGATGTCTTAGACATGCAACCAGAAGATAGTTTCGCTGGAGAAGAACCTTTTCCGGAAGGATTGGACAACCTTATAAGTATATTCCCAGATCTTACCCCTGACAAAGCTAAAGCCGTACTCCAGCAAAACGAAAACGATGTGGAACATGTAATCAATATGCTACTCGAAAATCCTGGtcttattgatgatataaAGGTGTCTAAACCTCAACCTAAACCAGTTCTGACCCCCAAAGTAAAGATTACTTCTGAGCAAGTTAGCAGATTCAAATCTGACAATCAGGAATTTGGTGCCTTCAAGCGGAAAAACAGACATGAGAACATTAATGTTAGTGAACTCGATGATAGGCTCAAACAAGCAACCATGGCACTTGCCATGAGCagtcttgaagatgaagaggaagctGACCCGGAGATATACACacaatttgaaaagtacTTTGACACAAAGAAGCCGGGCTCTAAAAATACGGATCCTTCAACAGAGCCgttgaagtcaaacaaCAATGACTACTTATATGCGGTCTACCAAAGTGAAGGAATCAGGCCTTTCGAAGCTGATTGCAGAGGAAAGTCCATCAGAAAGTACATGAAAGAACATACCGGCTGGTCTGATAATTTAATAGAAGACTGGGGTAAGATGTTGACGCTTTCAAATGAGAAGCATGGAATTCCTGCCGATATTAAGACTAATAACGATAAATCCAAGTCTAAGCCTCAGGACAAGAATGCCAAAAAGGCAAATTATCACTACAACGACAAGAACAAAGCTCAGAAGGCCAATCATAATAGAAAGAGCCAGCATAACAAGAAGAGCAAGCTCGAAACTGCTGGGTTATAG